One window of the Candidatus Eremiobacterota bacterium genome contains the following:
- a CDS encoding zinc ribbon domain-containing protein translates to MEIKEKELTQRFSSMLSPELQSTVESLSEGKGHQASLEEREKLRAMGIVDGSGILVPPWKKALAAVKHSPVEILIIRGVLDKFSVSRYYLSSTGGEHLFISALADTKENQQIAFPFSWEELVEFLDTALNFYGPSKSLELNIELDYDEFSALIGFVDALKAQSIRAMVERRDFTPKSATVEEVFDMVGKGTDSKDNRWLVPLLENITPMPLVSDTHRLNAAMSRMGDLGIFASDHGNFTPSEKARPLIGSLLAPVSCCAVSFTGRTHEATQHIDYLSAIRTTSLFLLLRFQKLDSECPKVLIDCDYAISFMNELNRHYKLYQGHFDDFTAKAALAKAAPAEPSCLKCKAGIPEGSKFCPKCGAPAEKKAPPPEDIAKKCAQCTTVLAPDMLFCPSCGTPREAGPPPAPPPVVPADLTCSRCGAVAGPGKKFCTKCGAPVAGGAQSSTPPLRKEKKCAKCGSTIEKGKKFCTKCGTPAGS, encoded by the coding sequence ATGGAAATAAAAGAAAAAGAGCTTACGCAGCGCTTTTCTTCAATGCTCTCACCTGAGCTCCAGTCAACCGTTGAGAGCCTCTCTGAGGGAAAAGGCCATCAGGCTTCGCTTGAAGAACGGGAAAAGCTGAGAGCCATGGGTATCGTTGACGGGAGCGGCATCCTGGTCCCCCCGTGGAAGAAAGCTCTAGCCGCAGTAAAGCACTCCCCCGTTGAAATCCTTATAATAAGAGGAGTTCTCGATAAATTTTCCGTGTCCCGCTATTACCTGTCCTCGACCGGAGGAGAGCACCTTTTTATCTCTGCTCTTGCCGATACAAAAGAAAACCAGCAGATCGCCTTCCCTTTTTCCTGGGAAGAGCTTGTGGAATTCCTTGACACGGCACTCAATTTCTATGGACCTTCAAAGTCCCTTGAACTGAACATTGAGCTCGATTACGACGAATTTTCAGCCCTGATAGGATTTGTCGATGCATTGAAAGCGCAGAGCATCAGGGCCATGGTGGAGCGGAGGGATTTTACGCCCAAAAGCGCCACAGTGGAAGAAGTTTTTGACATGGTGGGAAAAGGGACCGATTCAAAAGACAACCGCTGGCTTGTCCCGCTCTTGGAGAACATTACGCCCATGCCTCTCGTCAGCGATACCCACCGGCTCAATGCAGCCATGAGCAGAATGGGAGATCTCGGGATTTTTGCCTCTGACCATGGAAACTTTACCCCTTCCGAGAAAGCAAGACCCCTCATCGGCTCTCTCCTCGCGCCCGTCTCATGCTGCGCAGTGTCCTTTACCGGGAGAACACATGAGGCGACGCAGCATATCGATTATCTGTCCGCAATCCGCACCACCTCTCTCTTCTTGCTCCTCAGGTTTCAAAAGCTTGACAGTGAGTGCCCGAAAGTTCTTATCGATTGCGATTACGCCATTTCTTTCATGAATGAGCTGAATCGCCATTATAAGCTTTATCAAGGTCATTTCGACGACTTCACCGCAAAGGCCGCTCTTGCAAAGGCCGCTCCCGCGGAGCCTTCGTGCCTTAAATGCAAGGCCGGAATTCCCGAGGGATCGAAATTCTGCCCCAAGTGCGGGGCCCCTGCCGAAAAGAAAGCGCCGCCGCCGGAGGACATCGCGAAAAAGTGCGCCCAGTGCACTACGGTTCTTGCTCCCGACATGCTGTTCTGCCCATCCTGCGGCACTCCCAGGGAAGCGGGTCCCCCGCCTGCTCCGCCGCCGGTAGTCCCCGCAGATCTGACCTGCAGCCGATGCGGCGCCGTCGCAGGCCCGGGGAAAAAATTCTGCACAAAATGTGGCGCCCCTGTAGCCGGAGGGGCACAGAGCAGCACACCGCCACTCAGGAAAGAAAAGAAATGCGCCAAGTGCGGAAGCACCATCGAGAAAGGGAAGAAATTCTGCACGAAGTGCGGCACTCCCGCGGGGAGCTGA
- a CDS encoding PASTA domain-containing protein, with product MQDNIVSYAKTLIISAITVFTLAFAGFLGWTVYQSFFKIPDEITVPNIEGKNVTEANTLLRKFNLILKIDEEQYKENIPRDQIIRQNPPPGRSVRKGREVKAIVSMGPEMISVPDLTAMSLREATIELTNKRLLLGKVKTSKEKKDEPEQVLDQNPAPGEKVRKGASVQITINKGVASRISTPNWEGKQLDQVREAVTKSELVMGRVRWVYHDYIPKGEIIRQTPQPGQLTGAETPVSFDVSAGQKVSEVSIKQEKVTYVTPETGNQRVEVKFVLKDQRGLNEYYTADHLSGDKIEVLVTTWGEAELMIYVDGKLQKKEIL from the coding sequence TTGCAGGACAACATCGTATCATACGCAAAGACGCTCATCATTTCGGCAATCACCGTATTTACCCTCGCTTTCGCCGGGTTCCTTGGATGGACAGTCTACCAGTCATTTTTCAAGATTCCCGACGAGATCACCGTTCCCAATATCGAGGGCAAGAATGTGACGGAAGCAAACACGCTGCTCAGGAAATTCAACCTTATCCTGAAAATCGATGAGGAGCAGTATAAGGAAAACATTCCAAGAGACCAGATCATAAGGCAGAACCCGCCTCCAGGACGCTCCGTGCGCAAAGGGCGCGAAGTGAAAGCCATCGTGAGCATGGGGCCGGAAATGATCTCTGTGCCCGACCTTACGGCCATGAGCCTGAGGGAGGCCACCATCGAGCTCACCAACAAGAGGCTCCTGCTGGGCAAGGTGAAGACCTCGAAGGAGAAAAAGGACGAGCCCGAGCAGGTCCTGGACCAGAACCCCGCTCCCGGAGAAAAAGTACGCAAGGGGGCCTCGGTCCAGATCACCATCAACAAGGGTGTGGCATCGAGGATCTCCACGCCCAACTGGGAGGGCAAGCAGCTTGACCAGGTAAGGGAAGCCGTCACCAAGAGCGAGCTGGTGATGGGGAGGGTGCGCTGGGTCTATCATGACTACATCCCCAAGGGAGAGATCATCAGGCAGACCCCCCAGCCCGGCCAGCTCACCGGCGCCGAGACACCCGTCAGCTTTGACGTGAGCGCCGGCCAGAAGGTCTCAGAAGTCTCGATCAAGCAGGAAAAGGTCACCTATGTCACGCCTGAAACCGGAAACCAGAGGGTTGAGGTGAAATTCGTCCTCAAGGATCAGCGGGGCCTCAATGAATATTACACGGCCGATCACCTATCAGGCGACAAGATCGAGGTGCTGGTCACTACATGGGGCGAAGCAGAGCTCATGATATATGTGGACGGCAAACTCCAGAAAAAAGAGATTCTGTAA
- the serC gene encoding 3-phosphoserine/phosphohydroxythreonine transaminase translates to MSKRVYNFNPGPATLPYPVLEKAAKSVLEFEDQGMSILEMSHRSKQYEKVNSQAEADIKALMGLSEDYRVLFMGGGASLQFAMIPLNLLREGMVADYINTGEWSTRAIKEAQKIGKVNVAASSEDRKFTYIPKTFNFTKGATYVHMTTNNTIYGTQWHTIPEVGDTPLFADMSSDILSQTMDFNKFSLIYAGAQKNLGPAGVTIIILKKSLLEKCSEKIPLLLSYKTHEKNNSLYNTPPVFSVYVVGLVLEWIKEQGGLKKIEEINRKKQELLYHTLDEMSDFYKPNVDKDSRSWMNVTFRLPSEELEVKFADEAKKTGLHGLKGHRSAGGMRASLYNALPLEGVEKLTEFMKTFAKTNAVASHS, encoded by the coding sequence ATGTCAAAACGGGTGTACAACTTTAACCCGGGACCGGCCACGCTCCCTTACCCGGTGCTGGAGAAAGCCGCGAAAAGCGTGCTGGAGTTTGAGGACCAGGGGATGTCCATCCTGGAGATGAGCCACCGCAGCAAGCAGTACGAGAAGGTCAACTCCCAGGCCGAGGCTGATATAAAGGCGCTCATGGGCCTCAGCGAAGACTACAGGGTTCTGTTCATGGGCGGCGGCGCAAGCCTCCAGTTCGCCATGATACCCTTGAACCTGCTCCGCGAGGGCATGGTGGCCGATTACATCAACACCGGTGAATGGTCCACCAGGGCCATCAAGGAAGCCCAGAAAATAGGGAAGGTCAACGTGGCGGCCTCTTCGGAGGACAGGAAGTTCACCTACATTCCCAAAACCTTCAACTTCACCAAGGGAGCCACCTATGTCCACATGACGACCAACAACACCATTTACGGCACCCAGTGGCACACCATCCCTGAAGTGGGCGACACGCCCCTCTTCGCCGACATGTCATCAGACATTCTCTCGCAGACGATGGATTTCAACAAGTTCTCCCTCATCTATGCGGGAGCTCAGAAAAATCTCGGCCCCGCAGGTGTCACCATCATCATCCTCAAGAAGAGCCTGCTGGAGAAGTGCTCCGAGAAGATTCCTCTCCTTCTCAGCTACAAGACCCATGAGAAGAACAACTCCCTCTACAACACGCCGCCCGTCTTCAGCGTGTACGTCGTGGGCCTTGTCCTGGAATGGATCAAGGAGCAGGGAGGCCTCAAGAAGATAGAGGAGATCAACAGGAAGAAACAGGAGCTCCTCTACCACACCCTCGACGAGATGAGCGACTTCTACAAGCCCAACGTGGACAAGGACAGCCGCTCCTGGATGAACGTGACCTTCCGCCTCCCCTCGGAGGAGCTCGAGGTAAAGTTTGCCGATGAGGCGAAAAAGACAGGCCTTCACGGCCTCAAGGGCCACCGCTCGGCAGGCGGCATGAGGGCTTCCCTCTACAACGCCCTTCCCCTCGAAGGCGTGGAGAAGCTCACGGAGTTCATGAAGACCTTTGCCAAGACCAACGCCGTGGCCTCCCACAGCTAG
- a CDS encoding HNH endonuclease signature motif containing protein: MDTHETHTISNLFLPDEEELLHLGDPMSSQDYEDMLLLPDPYEIPGKTACRPEHLVKIKRGGLIPEAEKLTEDLSFGSIDRDERAERIDFLLCEAVRGRLALDFVLGGILVTLKTKGVDKLGYRSMGTFATEHLSFSGRTASELMHNFELLRSLPLTREAYLEGRIAKSALRHLSRVITPENESWWLSIARDRSLCGLEREVKRALAEGKVRPAAPSADASEAGDEGTMLYFSVAPSLALTWDFALSLFRDREHYDGPLSGFVEALLANFLASGEAAPELPALDAEGSRPVFSRVPLLLRRRGNRRLSSPDEAGGAGGGDQTGASPWELPWSIHFPSWLEEARPGRDAGISARVAANRLIRAASIRQRLDVAAGMLLRAMDARQLQRLLGYEFIEDYAVERCGFSMAQTRQLIRLAEGFRRHSITENAFKKSFITGEQARLILPVVDSRNEKQWIAYAASVPTVDLREEAGRIARILEYDCLASHNYMILPGFRYVTDERFHDLPEEVQDIIRSGSWYTGPSLNPSWPLMSDDEELVASRDRRFEKPWKYFSDVEEMLASEASMKIEKDSRLCAGLGDQAGSDHRYAGACNGEKQAPHGQGCQNLQCSCHQSLEKAMVACTIPRGESPEEVFLRDILSRESPATAWGPSLAVKGAMTIKFFLPRELQGVWDLAAHAFLARLARVEGAESTETAQSPIGPEERFLAALLADYLTNEGTLKKAAHHHKILKRDRFQCQTPGCRCRRGLNVHHIRRRSQGGTDDPWNLIVLCEACHLHLLHGLRTLSIEGMAPFDLTFIFGSTSEGTPFLVYEKGMKIPGKHL; the protein is encoded by the coding sequence ATGGATACGCATGAGACCCACACAATCTCCAATCTTTTCCTCCCTGACGAAGAGGAGCTTCTTCACCTCGGTGATCCTATGTCGTCTCAGGATTACGAGGATATGCTGCTCCTCCCGGATCCTTACGAGATCCCAGGGAAAACTGCCTGCAGGCCCGAGCACCTCGTCAAGATCAAAAGAGGTGGCCTCATCCCCGAAGCGGAAAAACTCACGGAGGATCTCTCATTCGGCTCCATCGACAGGGACGAGCGGGCAGAGCGCATCGATTTTCTGCTCTGCGAGGCAGTCCGCGGCCGCCTGGCACTTGATTTCGTGCTCGGCGGTATTCTCGTTACTCTTAAAACGAAAGGAGTTGATAAACTGGGATACCGCTCCATGGGGACCTTCGCCACGGAGCATCTTTCGTTCTCGGGGCGCACCGCATCAGAGCTGATGCACAATTTCGAGCTTCTCAGGAGCCTGCCTCTCACGCGGGAGGCTTATCTTGAGGGCAGGATTGCAAAGAGCGCCCTGCGCCATCTCTCGAGGGTCATCACGCCTGAGAACGAGTCCTGGTGGCTCTCCATTGCCAGGGATCGCTCCCTGTGCGGCCTTGAGCGGGAAGTGAAAAGGGCCCTCGCAGAAGGGAAGGTCCGTCCGGCGGCCCCTTCCGCCGATGCTTCCGAAGCCGGTGACGAGGGCACGATGCTATATTTCAGCGTGGCGCCCTCCCTTGCCCTCACCTGGGACTTCGCCCTCTCCCTCTTCCGGGACAGGGAGCACTATGACGGGCCCCTTTCAGGCTTCGTCGAGGCCCTCCTTGCCAACTTCCTGGCTTCCGGGGAGGCTGCTCCGGAGCTTCCGGCCCTTGATGCCGAAGGGAGCCGCCCCGTATTCTCCCGGGTACCTCTCCTGCTGAGGCGGAGGGGAAACCGCCGCCTCAGCAGTCCCGATGAAGCCGGCGGAGCGGGCGGCGGGGATCAGACCGGCGCCTCTCCCTGGGAGCTTCCCTGGAGCATCCATTTCCCGTCGTGGCTGGAGGAGGCCCGGCCGGGAAGAGACGCCGGGATCTCCGCCAGGGTGGCTGCGAATCGCCTCATCAGGGCCGCCTCAATCCGCCAGAGGCTCGACGTGGCCGCGGGAATGCTTCTCCGGGCGATGGATGCACGGCAGCTCCAGCGCCTTCTCGGCTATGAATTCATCGAGGACTACGCTGTGGAGCGCTGCGGCTTCTCGATGGCCCAGACCCGCCAGCTCATCAGGCTCGCCGAGGGCTTCCGCCGCCACTCCATCACTGAGAATGCCTTCAAAAAGAGCTTCATCACCGGGGAGCAGGCACGGCTCATTCTTCCCGTAGTGGACTCCAGGAATGAAAAGCAGTGGATTGCCTATGCGGCGAGCGTGCCCACGGTGGACCTCAGGGAAGAGGCGGGGCGCATCGCCAGGATCCTTGAATATGACTGCCTTGCCTCACACAATTATATGATTCTTCCCGGCTTCCGCTATGTCACCGACGAGAGATTCCACGACCTGCCGGAAGAGGTGCAGGACATCATAAGGAGCGGGTCCTGGTACACAGGTCCTTCTCTCAATCCTTCATGGCCACTCATGTCAGACGATGAGGAGCTCGTCGCTTCCCGGGACAGGCGTTTTGAGAAGCCCTGGAAGTATTTCAGCGATGTCGAGGAGATGCTCGCCTCCGAGGCCTCCATGAAAATTGAAAAAGATTCCAGGCTGTGTGCGGGCCTCGGAGACCAGGCAGGGAGCGATCATCGGTATGCGGGGGCATGCAATGGGGAGAAGCAGGCACCCCATGGGCAGGGATGCCAGAATCTCCAGTGTTCCTGTCATCAGTCACTGGAGAAAGCCATGGTAGCCTGCACCATCCCCCGGGGGGAGAGTCCCGAGGAGGTCTTTCTCAGGGACATCCTCTCGAGAGAGAGCCCGGCCACGGCATGGGGCCCCTCCCTGGCAGTGAAGGGCGCCATGACGATCAAGTTCTTCCTCCCCCGGGAGCTCCAGGGGGTCTGGGATCTGGCGGCCCACGCCTTTCTCGCTCGCCTTGCCCGGGTGGAAGGCGCCGAAAGCACCGAAACCGCCCAAAGCCCCATCGGCCCCGAAGAAAGATTCCTTGCCGCGCTCCTCGCCGACTATCTCACCAACGAGGGAACCCTGAAAAAAGCTGCCCATCATCACAAGATTCTCAAGCGGGACCGCTTTCAATGCCAGACCCCGGGATGCCGGTGCAGGCGGGGCCTCAACGTGCATCATATCAGAAGGCGCTCCCAGGGCGGCACCGATGACCCCTGGAACCTGATCGTGCTCTGCGAGGCCTGCCACCTCCACCTCCTCCACGGCCTCAGGACCCTTTCCATCGAAGGCATGGCGCCCTTTGACCTCACCTTCATCTTCGGCTCCACCTCGGAAGGCACCCCTTTTCTGGTCTATGAAAAAGGCATGAAGATCCCGGGAAAACATCTCTGA
- a CDS encoding zinc ribbon domain-containing protein, translated as MGFCGQCGASMKDDDGFCGECGASLDNADTSPVEAPQPWQAAPPEPAASFQPTARSQALAARKDEQGMGLRSLLLSLLAMMFPALCAPFVADKIMSPMGVLAICIDFMFIGSALWYGNRARKIPSQRVLGWIGFILALLQAFPIFVGLLVMAVMLIISLFQ; from the coding sequence ATGGGATTCTGCGGCCAATGCGGCGCCTCAATGAAAGATGATGACGGGTTCTGCGGTGAGTGCGGCGCCTCTCTTGATAATGCGGACACTTCTCCCGTTGAGGCTCCGCAGCCCTGGCAAGCGGCACCGCCGGAACCGGCGGCATCTTTTCAGCCGACTGCCCGGTCCCAGGCGCTCGCAGCCCGGAAGGATGAGCAAGGCATGGGGCTGCGCTCTCTGCTCCTCTCCCTGCTGGCTATGATGTTCCCTGCTCTGTGCGCTCCCTTCGTGGCAGATAAAATTATGAGTCCCATGGGAGTCCTTGCGATATGTATTGATTTCATGTTTATCGGCTCGGCTCTGTGGTATGGAAACAGGGCCCGGAAGATCCCCTCTCAGAGAGTCCTTGGGTGGATAGGGTTCATTCTGGCGCTGCTTCAGGCCTTCCCAATTTTCGTCGGCCTTCTTGTCATGGCGGTGATGCTCATCATCTCATTGTTCCAGTGA
- a CDS encoding clostripain-related cysteine peptidase, with the protein MNIDRISAPQNQGIPQPPEKPPQQESTAPPPQDQVSLGKGPEAPPKKELTMLFYMHGQYKDLHKTTTSAFFPIEQAGSNENVNVVAQLGRAPQEGEPHHLDGDWSGVRRYYVTKHPHDDINMTLPQWLEVKEKIPDNPVVHYVLGDIYAGMGDKQQAKAEYDKAKELGMLAYMEKNDSPESKKIREELDAATKPYEDAYQDKQVFGSAPLETLAEATKMGDPQTLKDFISWGMKNYPAEHYVVVVTGHGGAWIGALEMNPAAMNKAIQEGTAEASKAMGAEQKVDALLFNSCYMGNLEAAYEMKGAADINIASENYSRGNMLHDWDDHITRVQDEIKSKGQFDAREFARDFVEYYRSEGKEVKENTPEFIRWKESYLTLTAIDNKKLDNVVGAWKGFVDACRKSKVPDHVLFSELAKSQGFNSSAFNPAQTIFAFYDMIKDIGDSMRLIGKNPAIPQTVKEEAAKVSQAVKDAVIAEQHEGKDMDNATGLTIWAPSNAVDIAYMADRYEKENVPTFAADTGYLAMLKDAAKKVDKKVLKSFMADTTLIRNIKTVLADPKSGLSDKEKKTLDEAREKIFAHAMKLKDQLDLTTPRIQPLWLNLLKGDIDYSLYGKIGRELADEAVQKGTMKD; encoded by the coding sequence ATGAACATCGATAGAATCTCGGCACCACAGAATCAAGGCATACCTCAGCCACCAGAAAAGCCCCCGCAGCAGGAAAGCACTGCCCCGCCGCCCCAGGACCAGGTGTCCCTTGGCAAAGGACCGGAGGCCCCTCCCAAAAAAGAGCTTACCATGCTCTTCTATATGCACGGGCAGTATAAGGATCTCCACAAAACCACCACGTCGGCCTTTTTCCCGATAGAACAGGCAGGCTCCAACGAGAACGTGAACGTCGTGGCGCAGCTCGGAAGGGCTCCCCAGGAGGGAGAGCCTCATCACCTTGACGGCGACTGGAGCGGTGTGCGACGCTACTACGTGACAAAGCATCCCCATGACGACATCAACATGACGCTCCCCCAGTGGCTCGAGGTGAAGGAGAAAATCCCCGACAACCCCGTGGTTCATTATGTTCTCGGCGACATCTACGCCGGCATGGGAGACAAGCAGCAGGCCAAGGCCGAGTATGACAAGGCCAAGGAGCTTGGCATGCTCGCGTACATGGAAAAGAATGACTCTCCTGAATCCAAGAAGATAAGGGAAGAGCTTGACGCCGCCACCAAGCCTTATGAGGACGCTTACCAGGACAAGCAGGTCTTCGGCTCCGCGCCGCTTGAGACCCTCGCCGAAGCCACGAAAATGGGCGATCCCCAGACGCTCAAGGACTTTATCTCCTGGGGAATGAAAAATTACCCCGCAGAACATTACGTGGTAGTCGTCACGGGCCACGGCGGCGCATGGATCGGGGCCCTCGAGATGAATCCCGCCGCCATGAACAAGGCCATCCAGGAAGGCACCGCCGAAGCATCAAAAGCCATGGGCGCGGAGCAGAAAGTGGACGCCCTCCTTTTCAACTCCTGCTATATGGGAAACCTGGAGGCAGCCTATGAGATGAAGGGAGCCGCCGACATCAATATCGCCTCGGAAAACTACTCCCGCGGCAACATGCTCCACGACTGGGATGATCATATCACGCGCGTCCAGGACGAGATAAAGAGCAAGGGGCAGTTCGACGCCAGGGAGTTCGCCAGGGACTTTGTAGAGTATTACCGCAGCGAAGGGAAAGAGGTCAAGGAGAACACCCCGGAGTTTATCCGCTGGAAAGAGTCCTACCTGACCCTCACGGCCATCGACAACAAGAAGCTCGACAACGTCGTGGGTGCCTGGAAAGGCTTCGTCGATGCCTGCAGGAAAAGCAAGGTGCCCGACCATGTCCTTTTCAGCGAGCTTGCCAAGAGCCAGGGCTTCAACTCTTCGGCCTTCAATCCCGCCCAGACTATCTTCGCCTTCTACGACATGATCAAGGACATCGGCGACTCAATGAGGCTCATCGGCAAGAACCCCGCCATCCCGCAGACAGTGAAGGAAGAGGCTGCAAAGGTCTCGCAGGCCGTGAAGGATGCCGTCATTGCAGAGCAGCATGAAGGGAAGGACATGGACAATGCCACGGGGCTCACCATTTGGGCCCCCTCAAATGCCGTCGATATCGCCTATATGGCCGACCGGTACGAGAAGGAGAACGTGCCCACCTTCGCAGCTGACACAGGGTACCTCGCCATGCTCAAGGATGCGGCGAAAAAAGTGGACAAGAAGGTCCTGAAAAGCTTCATGGCTGACACGACTCTTATCAGGAACATCAAGACCGTGCTGGCCGATCCGAAGAGCGGCCTCTCCGACAAGGAAAAGAAGACCCTCGATGAGGCGCGGGAAAAGATTTTCGCCCATGCCATGAAGCTCAAGGACCAGCTCGACCTCACCACGCCAAGGATACAGCCTCTGTGGCTCAACCTGCTCAAGGGCGACATCGATTACAGCCTCTATGGAAAGATCGGAAGGGAGCTTGCCGATGAAGCGGTGCAGAAAGGCACTATGAAAGACTGA
- a CDS encoding tetratricopeptide repeat protein: MEAEKIFARLANSLDNEQERLKVLEQFGTSAPEQLSELIFIHLDLHVAEKNHDKAEELVKIAEEFSRFYREPFFIYQLFKKKAKFAEERGDIEKTFSLYEELITLAKDMHREDIEAEVLMEMGIVFEKQGAIDEALEKFLTASEIYKRLGHNYNYAASLFNIAYIYYDRGDLDSSLSYCLQALEVDEGEQFQTLEAHVNLELANIYETRKEALLSKLYYQKALEGYQKGKDRVKVSDILYKLGALLHQEKRIPHSLHHYQNALHMKMDIDYTQALAKYYYYRACVFKDCGAHNKAIKYFDKALYLYSQLGQEKQCLRVKFQIYSIFGKTDDRIFFLPEFVRSYKTPPFKDVLVDKAVRGIYTRRKSDGKKLPFFKEKEGNGSTLIDRRSLSSLLRDMSRAHYAEGNSKKYKHYSQQFKVVKDFRAGQD, from the coding sequence ATGGAGGCGGAAAAGATATTCGCGAGGCTTGCCAACTCGCTTGATAACGAGCAGGAGCGCCTGAAGGTTCTTGAACAGTTCGGCACGAGCGCGCCTGAGCAGCTCTCCGAGCTCATCTTTATCCACCTCGATCTTCATGTTGCCGAGAAAAATCATGACAAGGCCGAGGAGCTCGTCAAGATTGCCGAGGAGTTCTCCCGCTTTTACCGCGAGCCCTTTTTCATCTACCAGCTTTTCAAGAAAAAGGCCAAGTTCGCCGAGGAGCGCGGTGACATAGAGAAAACTTTCTCCCTTTACGAGGAGCTCATCACCCTTGCCAAGGACATGCACCGCGAGGATATCGAGGCGGAGGTCCTCATGGAGATGGGGATTGTCTTTGAGAAGCAGGGCGCCATCGATGAGGCTCTGGAAAAATTCCTGACGGCAAGCGAGATATACAAGCGTCTTGGCCATAATTACAATTATGCCGCCTCGCTCTTCAACATCGCTTATATTTATTACGACCGGGGCGATCTTGACTCGTCGCTTTCATATTGCCTCCAGGCCCTTGAAGTTGACGAGGGGGAGCAGTTCCAGACCCTTGAGGCCCATGTCAACCTGGAGCTTGCCAATATCTACGAGACCAGGAAGGAGGCCCTTCTCTCAAAGCTCTATTACCAGAAGGCCCTGGAGGGCTACCAGAAGGGCAAGGACAGGGTCAAGGTGAGCGATATACTGTACAAGCTGGGAGCGCTCCTCCACCAGGAAAAGAGGATCCCCCACTCGCTCCATCATTACCAGAATGCCCTCCACATGAAAATGGACATTGATTATACGCAAGCCCTGGCGAAGTATTACTATTACCGCGCCTGTGTCTTCAAGGACTGCGGCGCCCACAACAAAGCCATCAAGTATTTCGACAAGGCCCTCTATCTCTATTCACAGCTTGGCCAGGAAAAACAGTGCCTCAGGGTGAAGTTCCAGATCTACAGCATCTTCGGTAAAACCGACGACCGCATCTTTTTCCTCCCCGAGTTTGTGAGGAGCTACAAGACGCCGCCCTTCAAGGATGTGCTTGTGGACAAGGCCGTGAGGGGAATCTATACAAGGAGGAAGTCCGACGGGAAAAAGCTCCCCTTCTTCAAGGAGAAGGAGGGAAACGGCAGCACCCTCATTGACAGGCGCTCCCTCTCATCGCTGCTCCGCGACATGAGCAGAGCCCACTATGCTGAAGGGAATTCCAAGAAATACAAGCATTACTCCCAGCAGTTCAAAGTAGTGAAGGATTTCAGGGCCGGCCAGGATTAG
- the rpe gene encoding ribulose-phosphate 3-epimerase, which yields MKVRFSASILGADFSRLAGEVHSCLEAGIDSLHFDIMDGHFVPNLTFGPLVLRALRPLTDIPFSAHLMVENPDFYVQECVEAGASTVIVHAEATPHLHRSLQLIRHKGARAGVAINPSTPLAFLPYVADVTDELLIMTVNPGFAAQSLIKSVIPKIGEASRLARALGKTISISVDGGVNGETIGDITREGADSLVMASAFFGVQNRRALIEELRGLVAPVSNPGRP from the coding sequence ATGAAGGTACGGTTTTCCGCTTCCATACTGGGTGCCGATTTCAGCCGTCTCGCCGGCGAGGTGCACTCATGCCTTGAGGCCGGCATCGATTCCCTTCATTTTGATATCATGGACGGCCACTTTGTGCCCAACCTCACCTTTGGCCCCCTGGTGCTGCGGGCGCTGCGCCCCCTCACGGACATCCCCTTTTCCGCCCACCTCATGGTGGAGAACCCCGATTTTTACGTGCAGGAATGCGTGGAGGCCGGAGCCTCGACGGTGATTGTCCATGCCGAGGCCACTCCCCATCTCCACAGGAGCCTTCAGCTCATCAGGCACAAGGGCGCCCGCGCCGGTGTCGCCATCAATCCCTCCACACCTCTCGCGTTCCTCCCCTATGTGGCGGACGTCACCGATGAGCTTCTGATAATGACGGTAAACCCCGGCTTTGCAGCGCAGAGCCTCATCAAGAGCGTTATCCCCAAGATAGGGGAAGCATCGAGGCTTGCAAGGGCACTGGGAAAAACGATAAGCATCAGCGTAGACGGCGGCGTGAACGGTGAGACCATCGGGGATATCACACGGGAAGGCGCCGACAGCCTGGTGATGGCATCGGCATTCTTTGGCGTCCAAAACCGCAGGGCCCTCATCGAGGAACTGAGAGGCCTCGTCGCCCCGGTCTCTAATCCTGGCCGGCCCTGA